The genomic DNA agaaaaatctttaAAACATAAGCGAGAGCTTTAtaaagtttcactaatcatGAGAGATGAGCTGCGTATGTGGCATGCAATGTGGATATTGCTTGGACTGTCAAGAAACAATGAGAGCTATCTCGAGTTTAACTGAAAAGAACGAGCCAAGCCGGTCGGCTCAACAAGAAATCACGCTTGGGCCATCTGGAAAAGGATCTTTGGTACTGATGATTAATATGCTTAACTCCTTGGATATGCGTCGCCTCCACGACCCGGGTCGTTATAAAAGGCTAAACCCATTAATTCTAATGGTACACAATACACATTGGCCTAAGGTTAATCGCATTTACATGTATCCTAAAGCAATTGTGGCGATAAGACATGATTGGGCATTTTATATTCACCCTTTTGGATTTAAAGGCTGAGGGCCACTTGACAAACGGATAAGTTTGTTAAGAAGCGGGAAGAGAGAATGAGAAGTAGAAACAGATAAGATCGTCTTATTCTTCACTTCGGGGGAGAGGCAATGGCTGCTCTGCAGAACTGTCCTTCAATCCATAGAAGGCTTCTGCCCAGCACCTTCTCTCAGCAAGCAGGGCTGCAGAAGCAGGGGACAGTCCCTTCCAGCTGCAGAAGAGGCAGCCCATTTGCAGTAAGAGCTGAGCAATTTGTAACTTCCGATTCCGCCTCGGCTCCGATTCACCCTCCTTCTCCAGGTGGGCTTTCGGCGTTTCTGCCTTCAATGCCTCAAAAGTTCCGAACTTTATTGTCTGTAAGAGTTTGACTGGCATTCATGGATAACTGGCAACGTGTATCATCACAAACCATGATATGCTTTGTCCGTGTACTTAGAAACGCTAATCTGGCTAAACAAAATTGGAGATTACCCTTCATAGTTTCGGAAAAATTACGGGCCTGGAGTTGGATAGCGCAACTTATGATATGTTCGGTTCGAAGATTAATCACCCGAATTTCGCAGGTCAATGCAAGAGAAGGCCTCTGCTTTTGGGCATAGGAGCTATAGCTTCCAGTCTACTCCCCGCTGCTTCTGTTCTTGCAGAAGGTGCATACACATGTACACacgtatatgtatatatgcatgatCAGACATATATCAGAGGGCATTTAATGACTAGCAAAAGAGATGTTTGTATCGTCGTCTAATTCTCGTCGTCTTCTCATTCTGCAGAAATACCACCAAACTACCAATCTTTTGTGGACCTGGTTGATGGGTATTCGTATTATTACCCCTCGGATTGGAGGGTACGTGAAGCAATTGTCCAATTTTTCAAACACGAGATAACCGGATTTATTTCGTTAATTGGTCTTAATTTCTTGAAAGATAGGAATTTGAGTTCAGGGGACACGATTCTGCATTCAAGGACAGGTACCTGCAGCTGCAAAATGTGAGAGTGAGATTCATCCCAACTGATATGAAAGACATTCATGACATGGGCCCCATGGAGGAAGTAAGCAATTAACTCGATTAcatgtgtatgtatgcatCTATTTTTGTGTGTTGTTCTGTTCATTGTTGAAGGATGAGTATTGTGTTTTTTGCAGGTTGTTACAAATTTGGTGAATAATGTTTATGCTGCTCCCAATCAAATGGCCACCATACTTGGGATGCAAGAAGTATGCATcctctgctctctctctctctcagcaAGCAACATTTACATTCCGTAGTATAGTTCGGTTCACAGGATTGGCTCGGCCGATTAACTTCTTAGCTGAGCATATAATTCTCGAGTTCAACTTCTAGTGGTTGCGATGCAAGTAATTTCTTCATTGCTTAGAATATGTGTTGAACTTTATCGGACAGGAGCGAGAGAACACTCGACTTGATCCCTGAGGGAAAATGTTCCTCTGCGCATATGGATCCGTGCAGTTGGTACAGTCCTCTGCAAATTATTATCCATAACTGGCAGTTTGCTTCCTGATGAATGCAGAAAACAATCAATGGAAAGAACTATTACACCTTTGAGTACGGGCTTAAGTCTCCAAACTTCACCAGCACTTCTTTTGCGACTGTTGCAGTTGCAAACGGTAAGTTCTCTCCATATCTCAAAACCAGTATCATGTAAAACTCTCCCTTGAATATCTCGTCGGCTGTCAATGGAAGTGCGGGTTAGTGCAACAAGTCTTAAAGCTTCAATTTTCATGTCGAGCAGGGAGATATTACACATTGACAGTTGCGGCGAATGAGAGGCGGTGGAGGAGAGTGAGGAACAAGCTCAAAGTTGTTGCAGACTCTTTCCAGGTGCTTGATATCTGAAATTGTGAATGTTATGTACAGCTCGAGGCACATAATGCAGGGTTGAGATTCTCGACAACTACGTATTGATTTTGTTGCCCCAGTCTTCAAATCGAGTATCCTTTGCCTTGGATATCTTTGTTTCATCGCAAGGATAAGTGTTTAGGCTGATTGTATCCGGCGGCCCTCACTGTAAATGAGACCGGTCACCGGAGTGAACACGCCACTCCAGCAGGTCCAACCTGTTCCAAACACCTACTGCATCCGACATACAGGACAATATCGGATTTCACATCAGACCAACCATAAATTTTATACTTGTTAGATCCATCCCTTCTCAATTATCCATATATCATCATATCGACACATTCCAACttgatttttataatttgaatCAACATTTTCTGGAGAACAAAAGCAAGAAGAAAATTGCCAACCTCCAAAAGAATATCGTCCTATATGAAACATCTAAATCCTCAAACCCATTGTTTCTCACTAaccaaacaaaacaaaaaacaaaaaataaaattcctaTCCCTATGTTCTTCCTATGAACAACGTGACTCCAAATGCTGCCCTCCTCTTGCCCCATGGTGCAATCCACTCCTTCTCGTTCGTTCTCGTCCTGCTGCTCAACAAAGCCTCGAAGAAGTGCCAACTTCCCGGTCAAGTCTGTGCAGGGGGAAGTTCTGGCAGATTTCGGATTTCAATTCCGGGAGGACTATTGGAGGAAAATTTACAAGTGAATCAGGCAAAAACCTGACTGATCTAAATATAATATCCTAGACAAGACGATGCTGCCTCAAGCCCTTCCCGAAGTGAGGCTGCATTAACCGGACGTACAAACCCTTCTTGGCCATCAGGGAATCATGGGTCCCTTCCTCAACGATCCGCCCCCCATTGAGGACCACAATATTATCAACGTACCTCATCATGGCAGCTCTATGGGCTATTAAGATCGTCGTTTTGTTCCCCATGATAAGCGTGTCCAGGGCTTCTTGGACCACCCGACTCGATTCAGACTCAATGGACGAGCTCGCTTCATCAAGGAGCAGGATTGGAGCATTCTTCAGTATGACGCGAGCGATTGCAATCCTCTGCTTCTGTCCCGGCGTGAGATCAACACCCCTCATACCAACATGAGTGTCATACCCATAGGGCAGGCTACTGATGAAGTGGTGGGCATTGGCAATTCGGGCAGCCTCCTTCATCTCAGCCTCACTTGCATTGTGCCTTGCGTAGATGATGTTCTCTCGTATTGTCGTGGAGAAGATGATGGGCTCCTGCTGGAC from Punica granatum isolate Tunisia-2019 chromosome 2, ASM765513v2, whole genome shotgun sequence includes the following:
- the LOC116197406 gene encoding photosynthetic NDH subunit of lumenal location 1, chloroplastic — translated: MAALQNCPSIHRRLLPSTFSQQAGLQKQGTVPSSCRRGSPFAVRAEQFVTSDSASAPIHPPSPGQCKRRPLLLGIGAIASSLLPAASVLAEEIPPNYQSFVDLVDGYSYYYPSDWREFEFRGHDSAFKDRYLQLQNVRVRFIPTDMKDIHDMGPMEEVVTNLVNNVYAAPNQMATILGMQEKTINGKNYYTFEYGLKSPNFTSTSFATVAVANGRYYTLTVAANERRWRRVRNKLKVVADSFQVLDI